The following proteins come from a genomic window of Timaviella obliquedivisa GSE-PSE-MK23-08B:
- a CDS encoding M23 family metallopeptidase, with translation MVKALDLGKVASNSALTAHSVQNLSQELKVAPTGQLSPLIQPAPLIQLAPLTQLAPQSKTPTQPSNQAPTQSVQQSVQQSAQTKFQLAPAQQQPQALAINSGTADSTQQPIAQNVAAVQLAAVSNEWSGASFPVEDFQEYTSPFGYRSSPYGGYSQEFHYGLDMAAPEGSYVRNWWPGRVVEVTDNTNCGSSVVLESGPWTHIYCHMQGHVEQTANGLVLIDREGGIQIARGQDVPAGARIGRVGMTGRTTGPHLHWGLKYDSNWVDPALVLRAMYSNQQASAPGDRSSQ, from the coding sequence ATGGTTAAGGCACTGGATCTAGGCAAAGTTGCTTCAAATTCAGCCTTAACAGCCCATTCTGTGCAAAATCTGTCTCAAGAGCTAAAAGTTGCTCCTACAGGACAACTTTCTCCTCTGATCCAACCTGCTCCTCTGATCCAACTTGCTCCTTTGACCCAACTTGCTCCTCAATCAAAAACGCCTACCCAGCCATCAAATCAGGCACCGACTCAATCAGTCCAACAATCAGTCCAACAATCGGCTCAAACTAAATTCCAATTAGCTCCTGCCCAACAGCAACCTCAAGCTCTTGCCATTAACAGCGGTACAGCAGATTCTACTCAACAGCCTATTGCTCAGAACGTTGCCGCTGTTCAGCTAGCTGCCGTTAGTAATGAATGGTCAGGCGCGTCCTTCCCTGTCGAAGATTTTCAAGAGTACACCTCCCCCTTTGGCTATCGCTCCTCTCCTTATGGGGGCTATTCCCAAGAATTTCATTATGGGCTAGACATGGCTGCTCCTGAAGGCAGCTATGTTCGCAACTGGTGGCCTGGCAGAGTGGTAGAAGTCACAGATAACACCAACTGCGGGTCATCGGTGGTTCTGGAATCGGGCCCTTGGACACATATTTATTGTCATATGCAAGGGCATGTTGAACAGACTGCTAATGGATTGGTCTTGATTGATCGAGAAGGCGGCATTCAAATTGCACGCGGACAAGATGTTCCGGCAGGCGCACGGATTGGACGGGTTGGCATGACCGGACGCACCACCGGGCCGCACCTCCACTGGGGCTTAAAATATGACAGTAACTGGGTCGATCCGGCGCTGGTGCTACGGGCTATGTACTCTAACCAACAGGCATCTGCTCCAGGCGATCGCTCTTCTCAGTAG
- a CDS encoding ribonuclease HII yields the protein MTRQLSFLALSELSEASGYNPHRIAGVDEVGRGCLFGPVVAAAVILPVAAADSLVAAGVTDSKKLSAAQRSHLAEQIRAVAIAHQIGIASVQEIDRLNILQASLLAMKRAIVRLAVQPDFCWVDGNQKIPYLLIPQQTLVKGDEKSLAIGAASILAKVWRDRLMVRLAKRYQGYDIAMNKGYGTAKHRAGLQKLGATAQHRLSFSPCRLSLLEAEAQPLPTNED from the coding sequence ATGACCCGGCAACTCAGTTTTTTGGCACTTTCAGAATTATCAGAGGCTTCTGGGTATAACCCTCACCGAATTGCAGGTGTTGATGAGGTAGGGAGGGGTTGTTTGTTTGGACCTGTTGTAGCGGCGGCTGTAATTTTGCCAGTAGCAGCAGCAGATAGTTTAGTGGCAGCAGGGGTGACTGATAGTAAGAAGCTATCAGCAGCGCAACGATCGCACCTTGCAGAACAAATTCGGGCAGTTGCGATCGCCCATCAAATTGGCATTGCCTCGGTTCAAGAAATCGATCGCCTCAACATTCTTCAAGCTTCGTTGCTAGCAATGAAACGGGCGATCGTCCGCTTGGCAGTGCAACCTGATTTTTGCTGGGTAGATGGGAATCAAAAAATTCCCTATTTGTTGATTCCTCAGCAAACTCTGGTCAAGGGCGACGAAAAATCATTGGCGATCGGGGCGGCTAGTATCCTGGCAAAGGTCTGGCGCGATCGTCTCATGGTGCGCTTGGCAAAGCGATATCAGGGCTACGATATTGCCATGAATAAAGGATATGGAACAGCCAAGCATCGGGCAGGGTTGCAAAAATTGGGGGCCACAGCACAGCACCGCCTGTCGTTCAGCCCTTGTCGCCTTAGTCTGCTTGAGGCAGAAGCCCAGCCGCTGCCGACCAATGAGGATTAA
- a CDS encoding Rne/Rng family ribonuclease has product MSKQIIIAEQHRIAAVFSEDQIQELIVAKGSHQVGDIYLGIVENVLPGIDAAFVNIGDSERNGFIHVTDLGPLKLRKSAGSITELLAPQQKVLVQIMKEPTGNKGPRLTGNVSLPGRYLVLMPYGRGVNLSRRIRSEAERNRLRALAILVKPAGMGLLVRTEAEGIPEEAIIEDLETLQKQWENVQQEAGTTRPPSLLNRDDDFIQRVLRDVYGSEVNRIVVDSSTGLKRVKQYLTSWSGGKTPQNVLIDQHRDRVSILEYFRVNAAIREALKPRVDLPSGGYIIIERTEALTVIDVNSGSFTRSATARETVLWTNSEAATEIARQLRLRNIAGVIIVDFIDMDANRDKLQVLEQFNKSLRADKARPQIAQLSELGLVELTRKRQGQNIYELFGRVCTTCGGLGHLVHLPGEADSLAAEPLETFRSVGAIAEPRSLPSREPAREVWEKPGEDLDLDSSSDLQELDLANHPSYSPSRGNENRRRRGRVRVGEPIARNPAGRITPAEVNEDLSDRLEQDIAVEETPTPTPLPTRNLNREARPEKAANGRSARRERPPAEPPQIISVEMTEEEQDVYSFMGISPLILSAEPIKDPKSIIVAVALPGQSTRMPNGASVILPPPAKLTAADVTQEIDEADEMDEVDEARRSDSVLYLEPDVVSSYTAPVLVKSVEPEPQEVDQDNSLGESTEGNIFEGNIAEEGVAEESISEDSADNTRRRRRRRSSTAS; this is encoded by the coding sequence ATGTCAAAGCAAATTATTATTGCCGAACAGCATCGGATTGCCGCCGTTTTTTCAGAAGATCAAATCCAAGAGTTAATCGTTGCTAAGGGTAGTCATCAGGTTGGAGACATCTACCTGGGCATTGTAGAAAATGTCCTTCCTGGGATAGATGCTGCCTTCGTTAACATTGGTGATAGCGAACGCAACGGATTTATCCACGTCACAGATTTAGGACCTTTGAAGCTGAGAAAGTCGGCGGGCTCAATCACCGAGTTGCTGGCTCCCCAGCAGAAAGTGTTGGTTCAAATTATGAAGGAGCCAACTGGGAACAAGGGTCCCCGGTTAACGGGAAACGTCAGTTTGCCAGGTCGCTACCTAGTCCTCATGCCCTATGGTCGAGGGGTTAATTTGTCTCGGCGGATTAGAAGTGAAGCAGAGCGTAACCGCTTGCGGGCGTTAGCAATTTTAGTGAAGCCTGCGGGCATGGGCTTACTGGTGCGAACGGAGGCAGAAGGGATTCCTGAAGAAGCCATTATTGAAGATTTAGAAACGCTGCAAAAGCAGTGGGAAAATGTGCAGCAAGAGGCTGGAACAACCCGCCCACCCAGTTTACTAAACCGAGATGATGACTTTATTCAACGGGTATTGCGCGACGTTTATGGCAGTGAAGTCAACCGAATTGTGGTGGACTCTAGCACTGGGCTAAAGCGAGTAAAGCAGTACTTGACAAGCTGGAGCGGCGGGAAAACTCCGCAGAATGTACTGATTGATCAACACCGCGATCGCGTTTCCATCTTAGAGTATTTCCGCGTTAATGCAGCCATTCGAGAAGCGCTGAAACCCAGAGTGGATTTGCCTTCTGGAGGTTACATCATCATTGAACGCACCGAAGCCCTGACGGTTATTGATGTTAACTCTGGCTCATTTACCCGCTCGGCAACAGCGCGTGAAACGGTACTTTGGACGAACTCAGAGGCAGCAACCGAGATTGCTCGACAGTTGCGGTTGCGCAACATTGCAGGAGTCATCATTGTCGATTTTATTGACATGGATGCTAACCGTGACAAGCTGCAAGTGTTGGAACAATTTAACAAGTCGCTCCGAGCAGATAAGGCACGACCCCAGATTGCTCAGCTTTCTGAGCTAGGACTGGTGGAGTTGACCCGGAAGCGCCAGGGACAAAACATTTACGAACTGTTTGGACGAGTTTGCACGACCTGTGGTGGGTTGGGACATTTGGTGCACTTGCCCGGTGAAGCGGATTCTTTGGCAGCAGAACCGCTAGAAACCTTCCGGTCTGTGGGGGCGATCGCTGAACCTCGCAGTTTGCCGTCACGAGAGCCTGCACGAGAAGTTTGGGAAAAACCAGGGGAAGATCTGGATCTAGATTCTTCGTCTGATCTGCAAGAGCTAGATTTGGCAAATCATCCCAGCTACTCGCCCAGCAGAGGGAATGAGAATCGTCGCCGTCGCGGTCGAGTACGGGTCGGAGAGCCTATTGCGAGAAATCCGGCGGGTCGTATTACCCCAGCAGAAGTGAACGAGGATCTGAGCGATCGCTTAGAGCAAGATATTGCGGTAGAAGAAACTCCTACGCCCACCCCTCTACCTACTCGTAACCTAAATCGGGAAGCACGCCCTGAAAAAGCAGCGAACGGGCGATCGGCTCGACGCGAACGTCCTCCAGCCGAACCCCCGCAGATAATTTCGGTTGAGATGACTGAGGAAGAGCAGGATGTTTACTCATTTATGGGCATTTCGCCGCTGATTTTATCGGCTGAACCTATTAAAGATCCAAAATCGATTATTGTCGCTGTGGCATTACCAGGGCAGAGTACCCGGATGCCGAATGGAGCCTCTGTCATATTGCCACCTCCTGCTAAGCTCACGGCGGCAGATGTTACTCAAGAAATAGATGAAGCCGATGAAATGGACGAGGTCGATGAGGCGCGTAGGTCTGACTCCGTGCTTTACTTAGAGCCTGATGTTGTGTCTTCTTACACGGCTCCAGTGTTAGTCAAGTCGGTTGAGCCTGAACCTCAAGAGGTTGATCAAGACAATAGTCTTGGAGAGAGTACCGAAGGCAATATTTTTGAAGGCAATATTGCTGAAGAGGGTGTTGCCGAGGAGAGTATTAGCGAAGATAGTGCCGACAATACGCGTCGCCGTCGCCGTCGCCGTTCTTCTACTGCCAGTTAA
- a CDS encoding DUF1997 domain-containing protein, with product MLTRFLASQSVELAVPDQPIPIQNYMRQPQRLIKALVDSNRTEQLSAECFRLKMQPLSFIMLSVQPIVDMQVWAELDGTIHLKSVGCEIRGVEYINQRFSLNLNGRLTPQQIDGVTYLVGKADLEVQVAMPPLFWLTPKPLLESTGNALLHSVLLTIRHRLMHQLLADYRNWAIAQLAEVHNTAINPHWSAAAGLLPQAD from the coding sequence ATGCTTACCCGGTTTCTTGCTTCTCAATCGGTGGAACTAGCTGTACCCGACCAGCCTATTCCCATTCAAAATTACATGCGTCAGCCCCAGCGTCTCATCAAAGCGCTAGTTGACTCAAATCGCACGGAGCAATTGAGCGCTGAGTGTTTTCGGCTGAAGATGCAGCCCCTTAGTTTTATCATGCTTAGCGTTCAGCCCATTGTTGATATGCAGGTTTGGGCAGAGTTGGATGGGACTATTCATCTCAAGTCTGTGGGCTGCGAAATTCGAGGCGTTGAGTATATCAATCAAAGATTTAGCCTCAACCTCAACGGTCGCTTAACGCCTCAGCAAATTGATGGGGTGACTTATCTGGTGGGCAAAGCCGATTTAGAAGTGCAGGTCGCTATGCCGCCGCTCTTTTGGCTCACGCCTAAACCTTTGTTAGAAAGTACTGGGAACGCTTTGCTACATAGTGTTCTGTTGACGATTCGCCATCGACTAATGCATCAGCTTTTAGCTGATTATCGAAATTGGGCGATCGCTCAGCTTGCTGAAGTTCATAATACAGCCATTAATCCTCATTGGTCGGCAGCGGCTGGGCTTCTGCCTCAAGCAGACTAA
- a CDS encoding glycosyltransferase, whose product MRKLYFLVPGTGGKFACGGLWAELKTLRLAQQLCSAEVVTYRQREPDTLFLDDVLQSSNLQDIIFVMSWGFDVAKLAKKLRAFNAVYHAHSAGYGFKLPASVPIITVSRNTLGYWGQQAPNSLLYYLPNQISDEFRNFNLSRDTDVLVQARKSSEYLLQHLVPALKAKCKVLVVDAYVEDLSELFNRAKVYLYDSAEYWAQQRVSEGFGLQPMEAIACGCQVFSSVNGGLSDYLDPGFNCHKIAGYSQDYDLQRILNVIQSKTPLFSPQPNFLEEYRSENITQRLQVILTELNNFFDHKPSCADNIPTLTPPRKAKLFLQRVRKKLGV is encoded by the coding sequence ATGCGAAAACTTTATTTTCTCGTTCCGGGTACAGGCGGTAAATTTGCCTGCGGTGGGCTGTGGGCAGAACTCAAAACTCTGCGCTTAGCCCAACAACTCTGTTCGGCAGAAGTTGTCACCTATCGTCAACGCGAACCTGATACCTTATTCCTGGACGACGTTTTGCAAAGCAGCAACTTGCAAGACATCATCTTTGTCATGAGTTGGGGGTTTGATGTCGCCAAGCTTGCTAAAAAGCTCAGAGCATTCAACGCCGTTTACCATGCCCATAGCGCTGGATATGGCTTCAAGTTGCCTGCGTCTGTTCCCATCATTACGGTCAGTCGCAACACTTTAGGCTACTGGGGACAACAGGCTCCTAACTCGCTCCTTTACTACCTCCCTAACCAAATTTCCGACGAGTTTCGCAACTTTAACCTGTCGCGTGATACTGATGTTTTAGTGCAAGCCCGCAAGTCTTCAGAGTATCTTCTTCAGCACCTTGTTCCCGCGCTTAAAGCAAAATGCAAGGTGCTGGTCGTGGATGCTTATGTAGAAGATCTGAGTGAGTTGTTTAATCGGGCGAAAGTTTATCTCTATGACTCGGCTGAGTACTGGGCACAACAGCGAGTCAGCGAAGGATTTGGGTTGCAGCCCATGGAGGCGATCGCCTGTGGTTGCCAAGTTTTCTCCAGCGTTAACGGCGGGCTTTCTGACTACCTTGACCCTGGCTTCAACTGTCACAAAATTGCCGGATATTCTCAGGACTATGACCTTCAACGTATCCTCAACGTCATTCAGTCCAAAACGCCTTTGTTCTCGCCTCAACCCAATTTTTTAGAAGAATACCGCAGCGAAAATATTACCCAACGCCTTCAGGTCATCCTCACAGAACTCAACAATTTCTTCGATCACAAACCCTCGTGTGCTGACAATATTCCCACGCTCACCCCACCCCGAAAAGCCAAGCTGTTTCTGCAACGAGTCCGAAAAAAACTGGGTGTGTAG
- a CDS encoding DNA cytosine methyltransferase: MLNQYLSVKESSEILNCSEQYVRQLLRYGEISGERISSRWIVASESVHEYRCKGDDATTGIPDHGRRSFSKPNLKALSFFSGCMGLDLGLEKEGIKVLLACEVDSAARKTIETNRPDMALIGDIRDYSATEIREKAGLSSTDEIDVIIGGPPCQAFSSAGKRQGFNDDRGNVFLTFIDLITELKPRFAVIENVRGLLSAPLNHRPHEMRGKNFPLLSQDEQRGGALLFITRKLKQAGYSISFNLYNSANFGSPQQRERVVIACSRDGEKLPYLTPTHAEKGLYGLPPWKTLREALEGLPEDGHHFVKFPEKRLKYYRLLKPGQYWRDLPEDLHQAALGASYHAGGGRTGFYRRLAWDKPAPTLVTHPAMPATDLAHPEEDRPLSIEEYKRIQEFPDDWMITGTLLDQYRQVGNAVPCSLGRAIARMLLTHLKGETPIVYPDFPYSRYHKTDDISWTVETLGDLAELAGEQLSLNLV; encoded by the coding sequence ATGCTCAACCAATACCTCTCTGTCAAAGAAAGCTCTGAAATCCTGAACTGTTCGGAGCAATATGTCCGTCAACTGCTCCGGTATGGTGAAATCAGCGGCGAGAGGATCAGCAGTCGATGGATTGTAGCATCAGAATCTGTTCATGAGTACCGTTGCAAGGGAGATGATGCAACTACAGGCATTCCTGATCATGGGCGACGATCCTTCAGTAAACCAAATCTCAAAGCCTTGAGCTTTTTTTCTGGCTGCATGGGTCTAGACTTAGGGCTAGAAAAGGAAGGAATCAAGGTACTGCTTGCCTGTGAAGTTGATTCAGCCGCCCGCAAAACAATCGAGACAAATCGACCGGATATGGCTCTGATCGGGGATATTAGGGATTATTCAGCGACAGAAATTAGAGAAAAAGCAGGATTGAGTTCGACCGATGAGATTGATGTAATCATCGGCGGTCCACCATGCCAAGCCTTTAGCAGTGCAGGAAAGCGGCAAGGCTTCAATGACGATCGAGGAAATGTCTTTTTGACATTCATTGATTTAATCACTGAACTTAAACCCAGATTTGCAGTCATCGAAAACGTGCGAGGCTTATTGTCCGCTCCATTGAATCATCGACCGCATGAAATGAGAGGAAAGAATTTCCCGCTTTTATCCCAAGACGAACAAAGAGGGGGAGCATTGCTTTTTATCACCCGAAAACTCAAACAGGCAGGATATAGCATTTCCTTTAACCTATACAATTCCGCTAATTTTGGATCGCCACAACAACGGGAAAGAGTTGTGATTGCTTGTAGCCGTGATGGAGAAAAGCTTCCCTATCTCACACCGACTCACGCGGAGAAGGGTTTATATGGGCTGCCACCGTGGAAAACATTGCGGGAGGCTTTAGAAGGTCTGCCCGAAGATGGACATCATTTTGTCAAGTTTCCTGAAAAACGTCTCAAGTATTATCGGCTGCTGAAACCTGGACAATACTGGCGGGATTTGCCAGAAGATTTACATCAAGCAGCACTAGGGGCTTCTTATCATGCAGGAGGGGGGAGAACTGGTTTTTATCGGAGGCTAGCTTGGGATAAGCCTGCCCCAACGTTAGTAACCCATCCAGCAATGCCTGCCACCGACCTAGCGCATCCAGAAGAAGATAGACCGCTCAGCATCGAAGAATACAAGCGTATCCAAGAATTTCCAGATGATTGGATGATCACAGGCACTTTGCTCGATCAATATCGGCAAGTTGGAAATGCTGTACCCTGCTCTTTAGGGAGGGCGATCGCCAGGATGTTATTGACGCATCTGAAAGGCGAAACACCGATCGTTTATCCAGACTTTCCCTATTCGCGCTACCACAAGACTGACGATATAAGTTGGACAGTTGAAACATTAGGTGATCTTGCAGAACTAGCAGGAGAACAGCTTTCTTTGAATTTAGTCTGA
- a CDS encoding SinI family restriction endonuclease, with protein sequence MPVTFDDIISASSSEESFLEIFQNAFSQQDQPFLEAHRTILTACYRNPGLSPTLKSNTPEVLAQSWLRKYCDSYENRISRRISQPPGTVADPVVTTIINARLTGLTEGHLEQIKYAHRLSMSAENIQGLLLEEFLAEQLAEHGWHCCWGESVRHVDFCNVDGSLLQVKNRSNSENSSSSRVRINQPIEKWYRVDARTGLYRWSYFNEKYDTDRFSEESFIIFVQRVVTSNREALAVEVNNPWKFLSEPSD encoded by the coding sequence ATGCCCGTCACCTTTGATGACATCATCAGTGCCTCTAGTTCTGAAGAAAGCTTTTTAGAAATTTTTCAAAATGCCTTTTCCCAGCAAGACCAGCCATTCTTGGAGGCACACCGCACGATTTTAACAGCCTGTTACAGGAACCCAGGGCTTTCTCCAACGCTGAAAAGCAACACGCCAGAAGTTTTAGCCCAGTCTTGGCTGAGAAAGTACTGTGATAGTTACGAGAACAGAATTTCAAGACGAATCTCGCAGCCTCCTGGAACAGTTGCTGATCCAGTCGTCACTACAATCATCAATGCCAGATTGACAGGGCTAACAGAAGGACATCTTGAGCAGATCAAATATGCTCATAGACTATCAATGTCCGCAGAAAATATTCAAGGCTTACTTCTTGAAGAATTTCTAGCTGAACAGTTAGCTGAACATGGTTGGCATTGTTGCTGGGGCGAGTCCGTTCGTCATGTTGATTTTTGCAACGTAGATGGTTCTCTATTGCAGGTGAAGAACCGGAGTAATTCAGAAAATAGCTCGTCTTCCAGAGTAAGGATCAACCAACCGATTGAAAAATGGTATAGAGTTGATGCCAGGACAGGATTATACCGATGGTCATACTTCAATGAGAAATACGACACAGATCGTTTCTCGGAAGAGAGCTTTATCATATTTGTTCAACGGGTTGTGACTAGTAATCGAGAAGCTTTAGCGGTAGAAGTAAATAATCCTTGGAAATTTTTGTCTGAGCCGTCAGACTAA
- a CDS encoding TIGR03279 family radical SAM protein: MSESSLRPAQITRVLPDSIAAEVGFDVGDRLVSINGQPLRDLIDYRFLCADEFLDLEVLDAKGKKHQVEIEKDYDEDLGLEFETALFDGLIQCNNHCPFCFIDQQPPGKRRSLYFKDDDYRLSFLYGSYLTLTNLTQREWDRIAQMRLSPLYVSVHATEVEVRVRLLKNLRAGQILEQLKWFQEHELQIHAQVVVCPGINDGEHLEQTLMDLAQFHGGDIPAVASVAIVPVGLTRFRPAEDELVPVTPEKAQEVIHQVQRLQQKFRQQFDSTFAWLADEWFLIGKESLPPESHYEDYPQIGNGVGSIRQFLKEFKSAARRLPVKVSLPRQLTWVVGNAVEQAFEPIVQRLNQVEGLQVKMAALKSEYWGQQISVTGLITGQDIFQALKGEDLGAGILLPSLMLKHDDARFLDDMTVDELAQQLDTQIWQIGSIEELLEICVAAIAPGKK, from the coding sequence ATGAGCGAATCTTCTTTGCGTCCGGCTCAAATCACCCGCGTTTTACCCGATTCGATCGCCGCTGAGGTGGGCTTTGACGTGGGCGATCGCCTGGTTAGCATCAATGGTCAACCTTTGCGCGACCTCATCGACTATCGTTTTTTGTGCGCTGACGAATTCTTAGATTTAGAAGTCCTGGATGCCAAGGGAAAAAAGCACCAGGTTGAAATTGAAAAAGACTACGACGAAGACTTAGGCCTAGAGTTTGAGACGGCTTTATTTGATGGTCTGATTCAGTGCAACAATCACTGTCCGTTTTGCTTTATCGATCAGCAGCCTCCTGGAAAGCGGCGATCGCTCTACTTCAAAGATGACGATTATCGCCTTAGTTTTCTCTATGGCAGCTACCTAACGCTGACTAACTTGACCCAACGAGAATGGGACAGAATTGCCCAGATGCGCCTATCGCCACTCTATGTTTCAGTTCATGCAACTGAAGTAGAAGTTCGGGTTCGGCTTCTTAAAAATCTGCGTGCAGGACAAATTTTGGAGCAGTTAAAGTGGTTTCAGGAACATGAGCTACAGATTCATGCGCAGGTTGTGGTTTGTCCTGGCATTAACGATGGCGAACATTTAGAGCAAACGTTGATGGATTTAGCGCAGTTCCATGGCGGCGATATTCCGGCAGTGGCTTCAGTGGCGATCGTGCCTGTCGGGCTAACGCGCTTTCGCCCGGCAGAGGATGAGCTAGTGCCCGTAACGCCAGAAAAGGCGCAGGAAGTGATTCATCAAGTGCAGCGCCTACAACAGAAGTTTCGCCAGCAGTTTGACAGCACGTTTGCCTGGTTAGCCGATGAGTGGTTTTTAATTGGCAAGGAAAGTTTACCGCCAGAATCTCATTACGAAGACTATCCCCAGATTGGCAATGGAGTCGGTTCAATTCGGCAGTTTCTGAAAGAATTTAAATCGGCGGCAAGACGGTTGCCCGTTAAAGTTTCCTTGCCTCGGCAGTTAACGTGGGTGGTGGGCAACGCTGTGGAGCAGGCATTTGAGCCGATCGTGCAACGGCTGAATCAGGTTGAGGGATTGCAGGTCAAGATGGCAGCGTTGAAGAGCGAATATTGGGGACAACAAATCTCAGTGACGGGTTTGATCACAGGGCAGGATATTTTTCAGGCGCTCAAGGGAGAAGATTTGGGGGCTGGAATTTTACTGCCGTCGCTCATGCTTAAGCACGATGATGCCAGATTTTTGGACGACATGACGGTTGATGAACTGGCGCAGCAGCTTGATACACAGATTTGGCAGATTGGCAGTATTGAAGAATTACTAGAGATCTGCGTCGCGGCGATCGCTCCGGGTAAAAAGTAG